The sequence ggaaagtgaacctctctgtgcctcagtgtcctcgcTTCTATTGCAGTCTTATGTTACAGGCCAGTTGTGcggcttaaatgagataatgcatgtagtGGGCTGAGCTCAAGACCTGCTCCTAGTGTACACCCAGTCAACGAAAGTCATTGATAAACACTGGGGGAAACACACAGGATCACGTAAGGATGAAAAAATGACTGCTTTGTGCTCCTTTCCAGGAAGGTTGTGTGAGGAGGAGCTGCAGGTGATTCAGCCTGAGAAGTCCATATCAGTTGCAGCTGGAGACTCGGCCACTCTGAACTGCACTGTGACCTCCCTGATCCCTGTGGGTCCCATCCAGTGGTTCAGAGGAGTTGGACCAGGCCGGGAATTAATCTTCAATCTGCAAGAAGGGCACTTTCCCCGGGTAACACCTGTTTCAGACCCCACAAAGAGAAACAACATGGACTTTTCCATCCGCATCAGTAGCATCACCCCAGCAGATGCCGGCACCTACTACTGTGTGAAGTTCCGGAAAGGGAGCCCTGATGTGGAGTTGAAGTCTGGAGCAGGCACTGAGCTGTCTGTGCGTGGTGAGTACAGTGCGGGCCTCCTTCGTCCCCTGGTGTGTGACAATAAGTCAATAATTACATTATCCATTCTTGGAGCAAcaatcaggtgtggtggtggctgctCATTTTCTTGATCTGATGTCACCCCTTCTCCGGATCACGTGAATTGAGGCTTGGAGATGTCATGGTAGTCGCTCGAGGGTCCATGGTTTGTAAATGATGGAAAAGAAGGCATCCCCAGTCTGTGGCTCTACAGCTCTTGTCTTTCCAAAGCTGACCCAGCCCTTTAGTttcacagatgagggaactgacaATTTGAGTTACTTGCCCAGGCACAAGTCTGGACTATGCCTTCTGCCTCCAGAGAAGGCTTCCCCCTCAGGGTGGCTGAGTCTCTTCTTTATGCAGCAGGCACTCACTGAGACCCCACTGT comes from Macaca fascicularis isolate 582-1 chromosome 10, T2T-MFA8v1.1 and encodes:
- the SIRPB1 gene encoding signal-regulatory protein beta-1 isoform X3 yields the protein MPVTASWPHPPGPFLLLTLLLGLTGRLCEEELQVIQPEKSISVAAGDSATLNCTVTSLIPVGPIQWFRGVGPGRELIFNLQEGHFPRVTPVSDPTKRNNMDFSIRISSITPADAGTYYCVKFRKGSPDVELKSGAGTELSVRGLALTPTALLLVALLLGPKVLLVVGVSAVYICWKQKA